Proteins from a single region of Caloramator sp. E03:
- a CDS encoding propanediol/glycerol family dehydratase medium subunit, translated as MINALSNEELIELVAKEVLKYLKGENEIPQGEKKSKGYNGNSSIAGKMELIEKGAAQIGKKSDEVVIAIGPAFGISQTKTIIDIPHDEVLREVMAGIEEEGITPRVIRVLHTSDVAFMSHTAAKLSGSGIGIGIQSKGTTVIHQKDLEPLNNLELFPQAPLIDLETYRAIGKNAAKYAKGESPNPVPVKNDQMARPKYQAKAAVLHIKETQHVVQNAKPIELEVVFK; from the coding sequence ATGATAAATGCATTGTCTAACGAAGAATTGATTGAATTAGTGGCTAAAGAAGTACTGAAATATCTTAAAGGTGAAAATGAAATCCCTCAGGGAGAAAAAAAATCTAAAGGTTATAATGGCAATAGTTCTATTGCAGGTAAAATGGAACTTATTGAAAAAGGTGCTGCTCAGATTGGAAAGAAAAGTGATGAAGTTGTAATTGCAATAGGACCTGCCTTTGGCATAAGTCAAACTAAAACAATTATAGATATTCCTCATGATGAAGTTTTAAGAGAAGTTATGGCAGGAATAGAAGAAGAAGGAATAACTCCAAGAGTTATAAGAGTACTCCATACCTCTGATGTAGCTTTTATGAGTCATACAGCTGCAAAACTTAGTGGTTCTGGTATAGGTATAGGAATTCAGTCCAAAGGAACAACAGTTATTCACCAAAAAGACCTTGAACCATTAAATAACCTTGAACTGTTTCCCCAAGCACCACTTATTGATCTTGAAACTTATAGGGCAATAGGTAAAAATGCTGCAAAATATGCAAAAGGAGAGTCACCTAATCCTGTTCCGGTTAAAAATGATCAAATGGCAAGACCAAAGTATCAGGCAAAAGCAGCAGTTCTTCATATAAAGGAGACTCAACATGTAGTTCAAAATGCAAAGCCAATTGAATTGGAAGTAGTTTTTAAGTAA